One Rhodospirillales bacterium DNA segment encodes these proteins:
- the ggt gene encoding gamma-glutamyltransferase gives MPVDVGLDRTAPRFSGGLVAASTAEAAAAAGEVLARGGNAVDAAAVAQFVLNVVEPQSSGIGGGGFMLVYHAPAGLTAGSVDDSGRSDSEADLVVVDARERAPAAATPDMFLDADGAPLPFAVASTGGAAVGVPGTLRGIEMALGRWGSISLAEALAPAIAAAEAGITVSPRLAESIAEGLAPGGRLANEAGDPAYGAARAVFAPNGRPAAAGETLRQPDLARTLRLIAVDGTDAFYDCRHPAGIARAIVAAQTASRRSTGSGTGTGAGVAKVGRGRMTCADLAAYRAIRRAPVEAEYRGLIVASTPPPSSGGLTLIQMLTMLERFPIGDANAGFGFGSAPTLDVMQQAMRLAYADRDMWIGDPDLVAGLPFQGLINRDYLQRRTATCPDGNVREHTYCIAPGVPLPDARPGDPRVYEPASTVSPPGPIAPATSPKEGLNTTHLTVIDRWGTIVSYTSSIEASFGSGLMVPGFGFLLNNEMTDFNLRPQRTARPAEAGYDPGANDIAPFKRPRSSMAPTMLFAHTPGGIRPVAAFGTPGGPTIINTLLAVTLNLIDYRLTLADAIARPRLSLSHPADGSVTQIEKGFALDVLDRLRAEGYRFESARLGAVQAIVIDPVSGEAQGIADARRNGTVVGLP, from the coding sequence ATGCCCGTCGACGTCGGGCTGGATCGCACGGCGCCGCGATTCTCCGGCGGTCTCGTCGCCGCGTCCACAGCCGAGGCGGCAGCGGCCGCGGGTGAGGTTCTCGCACGCGGCGGGAATGCCGTCGACGCGGCTGCCGTCGCCCAGTTCGTGTTGAACGTTGTCGAGCCCCAGTCGTCCGGCATCGGCGGCGGCGGTTTCATGCTCGTCTACCATGCCCCCGCCGGCCTGACCGCCGGCAGCGTCGACGACAGCGGGCGCTCCGATTCTGAGGCCGATCTCGTTGTCGTCGACGCACGCGAACGCGCACCGGCGGCGGCGACGCCAGATATGTTTCTCGATGCCGACGGCGCGCCGCTTCCGTTCGCCGTCGCCTCGACCGGCGGTGCCGCCGTCGGTGTGCCGGGAACGCTGCGCGGCATCGAGATGGCGCTCGGGCGCTGGGGATCGATCAGCCTTGCTGAAGCGCTGGCGCCAGCGATCGCCGCAGCGGAGGCAGGCATTACTGTCAGTCCACGCCTCGCCGAGAGCATCGCCGAAGGCCTGGCACCTGGTGGCCGCCTCGCCAACGAGGCCGGTGATCCAGCCTATGGCGCGGCGCGCGCCGTCTTCGCGCCCAATGGCCGGCCCGCTGCCGCCGGTGAGACACTCCGCCAGCCGGATCTTGCCCGAACCTTGCGGCTGATCGCAGTGGACGGCACGGACGCATTCTACGACTGCCGACACCCGGCGGGGATCGCACGAGCGATCGTCGCGGCACAGACCGCGTCGCGCCGCAGCACTGGCAGTGGAACCGGCACTGGCGCCGGCGTCGCAAAGGTTGGTCGTGGGCGGATGACCTGCGCCGATCTCGCCGCGTATCGTGCCATCCGGCGCGCCCCGGTCGAAGCGGAGTACCGGGGGCTCATTGTCGCCTCAACACCGCCGCCCTCCTCGGGCGGTCTCACGCTGATCCAGATGCTGACAATGCTGGAGCGCTTTCCCATCGGCGACGCAAACGCCGGCTTCGGATTCGGCAGCGCTCCCACGCTCGACGTCATGCAGCAGGCGATGCGGCTGGCGTATGCCGACCGCGATATGTGGATCGGCGATCCCGATCTGGTTGCCGGCCTGCCGTTTCAGGGCCTGATCAATCGCGACTATCTGCAGCGGCGCACGGCGACCTGTCCCGACGGGAATGTGCGAGAGCACACCTATTGTATCGCTCCGGGTGTGCCACTACCCGATGCCAGACCCGGCGATCCCCGCGTGTACGAGCCCGCGAGTACCGTTTCACCGCCAGGACCGATCGCTCCAGCCACTTCGCCAAAAGAGGGCCTCAATACGACGCATCTGACGGTCATCGATCGCTGGGGGACGATCGTCAGTTATACGTCCTCGATCGAGGCGTCGTTCGGCAGCGGACTGATGGTCCCGGGATTCGGCTTCCTGCTTAACAACGAGATGACCGACTTCAATCTTCGCCCGCAGCGCACGGCTCGCCCCGCCGAAGCCGGCTACGATCCAGGCGCAAACGACATCGCGCCGTTCAAACGCCCACGCTCCAGCATGGCGCCGACGATGCTGTTCGCTCACACGCCTGGGGGTATCCGCCCCGTCGCGGCGTTTGGAACGCCCGGCGGTCCGACGATTATCAACACCCTGCTCGCCGTAACCCTCAACCTGATCGATTACCGCCTCACGCTCGCCGATGCTATTGCCCGCCCGCGCCTTTCGCTCTCACACCCTGCGGACGGCAGCGTTACGCAGATCGAAAAGGGTTTCGCTTTGGATGTCCTCGATCGACTGCGCGCCGAAGGCTACCGCTTCGAGTCTGCCCGCCTTGGCGCGGTGCAGGCCATCGTCATCGACCCCGTCAGCGGCGAGGCGCAAGGGATAGCCGATGCCCGCCGCAACGGCACGGTGGTCGGCCTTCCGTAA
- the dnaE gene encoding DNA polymerase III subunit alpha, whose protein sequence is MRQTDTLAGFVHLRVHTAYSLSEGAIRVKDLARLCVEHRMPAVAMTDTNNLFGGMEFSTALREKGVQPIIGCQLAVVAATPAARPAPGRAQGSPSSDPLVLLVQSAQGYTNLLRLLAHAYGPEDAAASEPCVPLDVLCAHAGGLILLTGGPDGPVGRLLLDGRREAADALLERLHDAFGDRLYVELMRHGLQNEAAIEPALLAMAQHRGLPICATNEAYFTTPELYEAHDARLCISQGVHLDDANRRRLTVEHGFKSAAEMRALFSDLPDAADNTLLIARRCAFAIETVKPMLPPFDCGPQRSEDDVVREMARLGLAQRLAALSAEGRRHSDDDYQTRLAFELDVICKMGFAGYFLIVAEFIGWAKEQGIPVGPGRGSGAGSVVAWSLRITDLDPLRFGLLFERFLNPERVSMPDFDIDFCQDRRDEVIRHVHAKYGAERVAQIITFGKLQARAVLRDVGRVMGLPYGQVDRICKLVPNNPANPVTLDGALKVEPQLQAMVAEDETIARLVDIARKLEGLYRHASTHAAGVVISERALMELIPLYRDARSELLVTGFNMKWVEQAGLVKFDFLGLKTLTVLAQTIALIREGGGPPVDLACLPLDDTKTFAMLGRGDTVGVFQLESSGMRDVLRKMKPDTFEDIIAVVALYRPGPMDNIPSYIRRKHGDEEADYLYPSLEPILRETYGIMIYQEQVMQIAQELSGYSLGGADLLRRAMGKKIKEEMDKQRTSFVAGAVGRGVGEAKASHIFDLVAKFAGYGFNKSHAAAYALIAYQTAWLKANYPLEFFAASMTFDLANSDKLNGFRQELNRLGIRLLPPDINASEATFSVERIAGGAKQDGQADGNGPDGEGAIRYALTGIKTVGEPAARALAHERRRGGPFTSLTDFARRLGGLHLNKRQIENLARAGAFTSLSANRRQVHDSVEAMLRCASASASERNDDQIGLFGGAAFDHAPRLQVADVADWPPMERLAEELEAVGFYLSAHPLDTWGARLKRLKVVRYADLVASGRSGAVLLAGTVISRKERTSSKGSKYAFVQLSDTSGVFEVTVFSELLASERERLVAGASLLLHATAQVEGDAVRCVVQRLEALDQVMDRLAEGVEIYVDSVGPLPRLREALAEAPAGRGQIRLIPWLGAGREVEIVLPGTVRITGALVSRLRAIAGVRDVREA, encoded by the coding sequence ATGAGGCAGACCGACACTCTGGCGGGTTTCGTACACCTCAGGGTGCACACGGCGTATTCGCTGTCCGAAGGAGCGATACGCGTCAAGGATCTCGCCCGCCTGTGTGTCGAACACCGCATGCCGGCCGTCGCCATGACCGACACCAACAACCTGTTCGGGGGCATGGAGTTCTCGACGGCGCTGCGCGAGAAGGGGGTCCAGCCAATCATCGGCTGCCAACTCGCCGTCGTCGCCGCAACGCCGGCAGCACGACCGGCACCGGGCCGGGCGCAGGGCTCGCCGTCGTCCGATCCGCTTGTCCTTCTGGTCCAAAGTGCCCAGGGCTACACCAATCTTCTTCGCCTGCTGGCGCACGCTTATGGTCCGGAGGACGCCGCCGCGAGCGAGCCCTGCGTTCCGCTCGATGTCCTGTGCGCGCACGCCGGCGGGCTGATCCTGCTCACCGGAGGACCGGACGGACCGGTGGGCCGCTTGCTGCTCGACGGGCGACGCGAGGCGGCAGACGCGCTGCTCGAGCGACTGCACGACGCGTTCGGCGACCGGCTGTACGTCGAGCTCATGCGTCATGGCTTGCAGAACGAAGCGGCCATCGAACCGGCGCTGCTGGCAATGGCGCAGCATCGCGGCCTGCCGATCTGTGCCACCAACGAGGCCTATTTTACCACGCCCGAACTCTACGAGGCGCATGACGCGCGGTTGTGTATTTCTCAGGGTGTGCATCTCGACGACGCCAATCGTCGGCGGCTGACGGTCGAGCACGGCTTCAAGTCGGCTGCCGAGATGCGTGCTTTATTCTCCGATCTGCCGGACGCCGCCGACAATACCCTGCTGATCGCCCGGCGCTGCGCTTTCGCCATCGAGACGGTCAAGCCGATGTTGCCACCCTTCGATTGCGGGCCGCAGCGGAGCGAAGACGACGTCGTGCGCGAGATGGCGCGCCTTGGTCTCGCTCAGCGTCTCGCCGCTCTGTCGGCTGAGGGGCGGCGGCATTCCGATGACGACTACCAGACCCGCCTAGCCTTCGAACTCGACGTTATTTGCAAGATGGGGTTTGCCGGCTATTTCCTCATCGTCGCCGAGTTCATCGGCTGGGCGAAGGAGCAGGGCATCCCGGTCGGCCCCGGCCGCGGATCGGGCGCCGGCTCGGTGGTTGCCTGGTCGCTGCGCATCACCGACCTCGATCCGTTGCGTTTCGGCCTGCTGTTCGAGCGCTTCCTCAACCCCGAGCGCGTCTCGATGCCGGACTTCGACATCGATTTCTGCCAGGACCGCCGCGACGAGGTCATCCGTCACGTCCACGCCAAGTACGGAGCCGAGCGGGTGGCACAGATCATCACCTTCGGTAAGTTGCAGGCGCGCGCCGTGCTGCGCGACGTCGGCCGGGTCATGGGCCTGCCCTACGGTCAGGTCGACCGCATCTGCAAGCTGGTCCCCAACAATCCGGCGAACCCGGTAACCCTCGACGGCGCGTTGAAGGTCGAGCCGCAGCTGCAGGCGATGGTCGCCGAGGACGAGACAATCGCCCGCCTCGTCGATATCGCCCGCAAGCTCGAAGGCCTCTACCGCCACGCCTCGACTCATGCCGCAGGCGTCGTTATCAGCGAGCGGGCGCTGATGGAGCTCATTCCGCTCTACCGCGATGCGCGCTCGGAACTGCTGGTCACCGGCTTCAACATGAAGTGGGTGGAGCAGGCGGGCCTGGTGAAGTTCGATTTCCTCGGGCTCAAGACGTTGACCGTGCTCGCCCAGACGATCGCGCTGATCCGCGAAGGGGGCGGGCCGCCGGTGGATCTCGCCTGCCTGCCGCTCGACGATACCAAAACCTTCGCTATGCTTGGACGCGGCGATACCGTCGGTGTCTTCCAGTTGGAAAGCTCGGGCATGCGCGACGTGCTGCGCAAGATGAAACCCGATACCTTCGAGGACATCATCGCCGTCGTCGCCCTCTACCGCCCGGGTCCGATGGACAACATCCCCAGCTACATCCGTCGCAAGCACGGTGATGAGGAGGCGGATTACCTTTATCCCTCGCTCGAGCCCATCCTGCGCGAGACCTATGGGATCATGATCTACCAGGAGCAGGTCATGCAGATCGCCCAGGAGCTCAGCGGCTATTCGCTGGGCGGGGCGGACCTGTTGCGCCGGGCAATGGGCAAGAAGATCAAGGAGGAGATGGACAAGCAGCGGACGAGCTTCGTTGCCGGTGCCGTCGGCCGCGGCGTCGGCGAAGCCAAGGCGAGCCACATCTTCGACCTCGTCGCCAAGTTCGCCGGCTACGGCTTCAACAAGTCGCACGCGGCGGCCTACGCGCTGATCGCCTACCAGACGGCGTGGCTGAAGGCGAACTACCCGCTCGAGTTCTTCGCCGCCTCGATGACGTTCGATCTCGCCAACAGCGACAAGCTCAACGGTTTCCGCCAGGAGTTGAACCGGCTCGGTATCCGCCTGCTGCCGCCCGATATCAACGCCTCGGAAGCGACGTTCAGTGTCGAGCGGATCGCCGGCGGAGCCAAACAGGACGGCCAGGCGGACGGCAACGGTCCCGACGGAGAAGGGGCGATCCGCTACGCGCTCACCGGCATCAAGACCGTGGGGGAACCGGCGGCGCGGGCCCTCGCGCACGAGCGTCGTCGTGGCGGGCCGTTCACCTCGCTCACCGACTTCGCCCGGCGGCTGGGCGGACTGCATCTGAATAAGCGGCAGATCGAAAATCTTGCCCGCGCCGGCGCCTTTACCTCGCTCTCTGCCAACCGCCGCCAGGTCCACGATAGTGTCGAGGCGATGCTGCGCTGCGCCAGCGCTTCGGCGAGCGAGCGCAACGACGATCAGATCGGCCTGTTCGGCGGCGCAGCCTTCGATCACGCGCCGCGCCTGCAGGTCGCGGATGTCGCCGACTGGCCGCCGATGGAGCGGCTGGCCGAGGAATTGGAGGCGGTCGGCTTTTATCTCTCCGCCCATCCGCTCGATACCTGGGGCGCGCGGCTGAAGCGGCTGAAGGTCGTGCGCTACGCTGATCTCGTCGCCTCCGGCCGTTCAGGCGCGGTGTTGCTCGCCGGCACCGTCATTTCCCGCAAGGAGCGCACCTCGTCCAAGGGCAGCAAGTACGCCTTCGTCCAGCTCTCCGATACCTCGGGTGTCTTTGAGGTTACCGTTTTTTCCGAGTTGCTGGCGAGCGAGCGCGAGCGCCTCGTCGCCGGCGCCTCGCTACTGCTGCACGCGACCGCCCAGGTCGAGGGCGATGCGGTGCGCTGTGTCGTCCAGCGCCTTGAGGCCCTCGATCAGGTAATGGACCGGCTGGCCGAAGGCGTCGAGATTTACGTTGATTCCGTGGGCCCGCTGCCGCGACTTCGCGAGGCGCTCGCCGAGGCGCCGGCCGGTCGTGGTCAGATCCGCCTGATCCCCTGGCTCGGCGCCGGCCGTGAAGTCGAGATCGTCCTGCCCGGGACCGTGCGCATCACCGGCGCGCTCGTCTCCCGCCTGCGCGCCATTGCCGGCGTCCGCGACGTCCGCGAGGCGTGA